In Apium graveolens cultivar Ventura unplaced genomic scaffold, ASM990537v1 ctg7772, whole genome shotgun sequence, a single genomic region encodes these proteins:
- the LOC141704374 gene encoding protein arginine N-methyltransferase 5-like isoform X4 produces the protein MDSWELWNSFRILREHHSQLSIALDISPSLPSANSLGRWFGEPVRAAIIYTNSFLTNAKGYPCLSKCHQQLMSGFFNHSIQ, from the exons ATGGACTCTTGGGAATTATGGAATTCCTTTCGTATTCTACGTGAGCATCATAGCCAGTTATCAATTGCACTTGATATCTC GCCTTCACTTCCTTCAGCAAATTCACTTGGGCGTTGGTTCGGAGAGCCTGTTAGAGCAGCCATCATTTATACAAAT TCTTTTCTGACGAACGCAAAGGGGTATCCATGTCTTTCTAAGTGTCACCAGCAGCTAATGAGCGGGTTTTTCAATCACTCGATTCAG TGA
- the LOC141704374 gene encoding protein arginine N-methyltransferase 5-like isoform X2 encodes MNIEREQMDSWELWNSFRILREHHSQLSIALDISPSLPSANSLGRWFGEPVRAAIIYTNSFLTNAKGYPCLSKCHQQLMSGFFNHSIQ; translated from the exons ATGAATATTGAG AGAGAACAGATGGACTCTTGGGAATTATGGAATTCCTTTCGTATTCTACGTGAGCATCATAGCCAGTTATCAATTGCACTTGATATCTC GCCTTCACTTCCTTCAGCAAATTCACTTGGGCGTTGGTTCGGAGAGCCTGTTAGAGCAGCCATCATTTATACAAAT TCTTTTCTGACGAACGCAAAGGGGTATCCATGTCTTTCTAAGTGTCACCAGCAGCTAATGAGCGGGTTTTTCAATCACTCGATTCAG TGA
- the LOC141704374 gene encoding protein arginine N-methyltransferase 5-like isoform X3 yields MNIEMDSWELWNSFRILREHHSQLSIALDISPSLPSANSLGRWFGEPVRAAIIYTNSFLTNAKGYPCLSKCHQQLMSGFFNHSIQ; encoded by the exons ATGAATATTGAG ATGGACTCTTGGGAATTATGGAATTCCTTTCGTATTCTACGTGAGCATCATAGCCAGTTATCAATTGCACTTGATATCTC GCCTTCACTTCCTTCAGCAAATTCACTTGGGCGTTGGTTCGGAGAGCCTGTTAGAGCAGCCATCATTTATACAAAT TCTTTTCTGACGAACGCAAAGGGGTATCCATGTCTTTCTAAGTGTCACCAGCAGCTAATGAGCGGGTTTTTCAATCACTCGATTCAG TGA
- the LOC141704374 gene encoding protein arginine N-methyltransferase 5-like isoform X1, which translates to MSSLMRREQMDSWELWNSFRILREHHSQLSIALDISPSLPSANSLGRWFGEPVRAAIIYTNSFLTNAKGYPCLSKCHQQLMSGFFNHSIQ; encoded by the exons ATGTCTTCCTTGATGAGA AGAGAACAGATGGACTCTTGGGAATTATGGAATTCCTTTCGTATTCTACGTGAGCATCATAGCCAGTTATCAATTGCACTTGATATCTC GCCTTCACTTCCTTCAGCAAATTCACTTGGGCGTTGGTTCGGAGAGCCTGTTAGAGCAGCCATCATTTATACAAAT TCTTTTCTGACGAACGCAAAGGGGTATCCATGTCTTTCTAAGTGTCACCAGCAGCTAATGAGCGGGTTTTTCAATCACTCGATTCAG TGA